Below is a genomic region from Delftia tsuruhatensis.
ACCACCCCGCCTTCGGACGGCGCCCCCTCACCGGCCCTGCAGGCCTGGCTGGACGAGGAACAGGCCGTGCAGGCGCGGCTCGACGCCGGCCCCGGCCCCGGCGTGGCGCGTCCCGACCAGATCGCGGGGCGCAGCGGGCTGGAACTGATGCAGGCCATGTTGCGCGGCGAGCTGCCCTATGCACCCATCGCCCGCACGCTGGACTTCATGCTGATTTCGGTGGATGAAGGCAGCGCCGTGTTCCAGGGCCGGCCCGGGCCCGCGCACCTGAACCCCATGGGCGGCATTCATGGCGGCTGGTTCGCCACGCTGCTGGATTCGGCGCTGGGCTGCGCCGTCCATACCCGCATGC
It encodes:
- a CDS encoding PaaI family thioesterase; protein product: MDTRTTPPSDGAPSPALQAWLDEEQAVQARLDAGPGPGVARPDQIAGRSGLELMQAMLRGELPYAPIARTLDFMLISVDEGSAVFQGRPGPAHLNPMGGIHGGWFATLLDSALGCAVHTRMPPGRGYTTAELGINLVKGLTPRVARVRAEGRVLHCGRQLATAEARLVGADGTLYAHATTTCLVFELPPAR